Proteins from a single region of Blastocatellia bacterium:
- a CDS encoding glycosyltransferase encodes MSVTGRVLFIALAFPPHPGSGTLRSAKFVKYLGAFGWQPVVITLDWERVLEPSGLDASLLEDVPAHVPVYRLDPFHPVLHLKQMIRPPSPPPADRPIVTESEVPLEEQAHSWLYRGLRSVYHGLLAPVGDEHFYWAWRAVPDSIEIALRHRVDAIFVSVSPWTSGFLGLMLKTILGLPLVVDFRDYWTLWPIKARRPVRDRLDALAERLLLRTADRIICVHQAMAEDFAGLHPRASAKCVVIPNGYDPEDFPHLGPMTLTGQLSLMTMTDARHDEGGERERPFPSPSPTRGMAHEPPMMSLTSAGSPLPSSWPPRTSLVHTGMVWGDAAGAFLRALAQLKPEGIEARLHVRFVGGLPPSNIRFLRDHQLDSLVTVEPRTTHRTALQRMKAADVLLLLLTSHEGGRKWYPGKLFEYLVAGKPVLAIAPPGIATQLIEEAGVGTSVDHTDTRQLVEMIRWIAHHPDEFRERFYHPQPSVIARYDRRRLTERLAETLTEVRFGIERSDVSR; translated from the coding sequence ATGAGCGTGACGGGACGGGTGCTGTTCATCGCGCTGGCCTTCCCGCCGCACCCCGGCAGCGGAACGCTCCGATCCGCCAAGTTCGTCAAATACCTCGGCGCGTTCGGCTGGCAGCCAGTTGTGATCACGCTCGACTGGGAGAGAGTGCTTGAGCCGAGCGGGCTCGACGCATCCTTGCTCGAAGATGTTCCCGCTCACGTTCCCGTCTATCGGCTCGACCCGTTTCATCCCGTCCTTCACCTGAAGCAGATGATACGGCCGCCCTCGCCACCTCCGGCGGACCGACCGATCGTCACGGAGTCGGAAGTCCCTCTGGAGGAGCAGGCCCATTCGTGGTTGTATCGAGGATTGCGGAGCGTTTACCACGGATTGCTCGCTCCCGTCGGAGATGAACACTTTTACTGGGCCTGGCGAGCCGTGCCTGATAGCATCGAGATTGCTCTGCGTCATCGAGTGGACGCGATCTTCGTGAGCGTGAGTCCCTGGACATCGGGATTTCTCGGCCTCATGCTCAAGACGATTCTTGGCCTGCCCCTCGTTGTGGACTTTCGCGATTACTGGACGCTTTGGCCAATCAAGGCGCGACGACCCGTGCGCGACCGGCTGGATGCGCTGGCCGAACGTCTCCTCCTCCGGACGGCGGATCGGATCATCTGCGTTCACCAGGCGATGGCTGAGGATTTCGCCGGGTTGCACCCCCGGGCTTCTGCCAAATGCGTCGTCATCCCCAACGGTTACGATCCGGAGGATTTCCCCCACCTCGGGCCGATGACGCTCACCGGCCAACTGTCTCTGATGACGATGACCGATGCCCGCCACGATGAAGGAGGCGAGCGGGAGCGACCTTTTCCCTCCCCTTCTCCGACACGCGGGATGGCTCACGAGCCGCCCATGATGTCTTTGACTTCGGCGGGTTCGCCTCTGCCCTCTTCCTGGCCGCCCCGCACGTCGCTCGTTCACACGGGCATGGTCTGGGGCGATGCCGCCGGAGCCTTTCTCCGCGCTCTCGCTCAGCTCAAGCCGGAGGGCATCGAAGCGAGGCTGCACGTTCGTTTCGTCGGGGGATTGCCCCCCTCAAACATCCGCTTCCTTCGAGACCATCAGCTTGACTCACTGGTGACCGTGGAACCTCGAACGACACATCGCACGGCTCTCCAACGGATGAAGGCAGCAGATGTGCTGCTGCTTTTACTCACCAGCCACGAGGGCGGGCGCAAATGGTATCCGGGAAAGCTCTTCGAGTACCTGGTTGCAGGAAAACCGGTGCTCGCTATCGCTCCGCCGGGCATCGCCACGCAGCTCATCGAAGAGGCGGGGGTGGGAACGAGCGTTGACCACACAGATACCCGGCAACTGGTCGAGATGATTCGCTGGATCGCTCACCACCCCGACGAGTTTCGAGAAAGGTTTTACCACCCGCAGCCGTCGGTCATCGCTCGTTACGACCGGCGGCGGTTGACCGAACGGCTGGCCGAGACGCTCACGGAGGTGCGCTTCGGAATCGAACGATCCGATGTCTCGCGATGA
- a CDS encoding glycosyltransferase family 4 protein encodes MSRDDLRRPLRVVHLSPTLFGEEFITGGGERFVTELARAMSRLVPTRLVSFSESAGERSRLHDCPGSGPATGWRATAGLDVQLFKPLAFVRGQKTNPLSFRFLRALADADVIHCHQFHVLATTLALAYGRLRGKRLFVTDLGGGGWDLSYHFDLGRWVDGFLHISEFSAQQADARYRRKSHVIYAGVAVEKFRPTGHPKRPVVLFVGRLLPHKGINYLIEAMDPQTELRIIGRPWEPHLAATRSEEYLALLRRLATGKNVRFIFDADDDQLVEEYSTALVTVLPSVYTDVFGQTRPAPELLGLTLLESLACGTPVIATRVGGMPEVVEEGVTGFLVPPNNVRALAERIAWIKNHPGEAQRMGERGRRHVEEKFTWDQVARRALEIYQHALAATGSR; translated from the coding sequence ATGTCTCGCGATGACCTGAGGAGACCACTGCGGGTTGTGCATCTCTCGCCGACGCTCTTTGGCGAGGAGTTCATCACCGGGGGCGGCGAACGGTTCGTCACCGAGCTGGCCCGCGCGATGTCCCGTCTTGTTCCCACGCGGCTCGTGAGCTTTTCCGAGAGCGCCGGAGAAAGAAGCCGTCTTCACGACTGTCCCGGCTCCGGTCCCGCGACGGGCTGGAGAGCGACGGCGGGGCTCGACGTTCAACTCTTCAAACCTCTCGCCTTCGTTCGTGGCCAGAAGACCAATCCATTGAGCTTCCGCTTCCTCCGCGCACTGGCCGATGCCGACGTCATCCATTGTCATCAGTTTCACGTCCTGGCCACGACGCTGGCACTCGCCTACGGTCGGCTGCGAGGCAAGCGCCTCTTTGTGACCGATCTCGGCGGCGGCGGATGGGACCTCTCCTACCACTTCGATCTGGGCCGATGGGTTGACGGATTCCTCCACATCTCCGAATTTTCCGCGCAGCAGGCGGACGCACGCTACCGACGGAAGAGTCACGTCATCTACGCGGGCGTCGCCGTTGAAAAGTTCCGCCCGACCGGTCACCCCAAGCGTCCAGTCGTTCTGTTTGTCGGACGACTGCTTCCCCACAAAGGGATCAACTATCTCATCGAGGCGATGGATCCCCAAACGGAACTGCGGATCATCGGTCGTCCCTGGGAACCTCACCTGGCAGCAACACGGTCGGAAGAATACCTCGCGCTTCTTCGTCGCCTGGCAACAGGAAAGAATGTGCGTTTCATCTTCGATGCCGATGACGATCAGTTGGTCGAGGAATACTCAACGGCCCTGGTGACGGTCTTACCGTCAGTCTATACCGATGTTTTCGGCCAAACGCGGCCAGCACCTGAGTTGCTCGGACTCACGCTCCTGGAATCACTGGCCTGTGGCACGCCGGTGATCGCCACTCGCGTGGGGGGAATGCCGGAGGTCGTCGAGGAGGGCGTGACGGGATTTCTCGTCCCCCCCAACAATGTTCGGGCGCTCGCCGAACGCATCGCGTGGATCAAGAATCATCCCGGCGAAGCTCAACGCATGGGTGAGCGCGGTCGCCGGCATGTCGAAGAAAAGTTCACCTGGGATCAGGTCGCCCGCCGCGCTCTCGAAATCTATCAGCACGCCCTGGCGGCAACGGGGTCACGGTGA
- the rsgA gene encoding ribosome small subunit-dependent GTPase A, translating into MREGDLSGRVLKAIRGHYWVETDRGTFHCYARESVIKNLKSSPPIVVGDIVTLQVTDEPKKEGVIVDLQPRRTKLSRKVFTGAREVEQIVAANIDHLVIVTSVAQPPLKPGLIDRYLVAAAKGDLAPIICINKIDLLPPPEARTGDRESLLTQTEDQALLEQVLEVKTLYEQLGYPVVLTSARTGEGIDTLRELLRDSTAIFAGHSGVGKSSVLKALNPGMKVKVSEVNPRTGRGRHTTTAAQLVPLPGGGYVVDTPGIRQLSLWDVTPADVRRAFVEIARWSHQCRFNDCSHTVEPECAVREAVASGRIHPRRYETFLSLQQEITTEEE; encoded by the coding sequence ATGCGAGAAGGCGACCTGAGCGGAAGAGTGTTGAAGGCGATCCGTGGTCACTATTGGGTTGAGACTGACCGGGGGACCTTTCATTGTTATGCCCGCGAGAGCGTGATCAAGAATCTGAAGTCCTCACCCCCCATCGTCGTGGGCGATATCGTCACGCTGCAGGTGACGGATGAGCCGAAGAAAGAGGGCGTGATCGTTGATCTGCAGCCCCGTCGGACGAAGCTCTCGCGGAAAGTATTCACCGGGGCCCGCGAGGTAGAACAGATTGTGGCCGCCAATATTGACCATCTCGTGATCGTCACCTCGGTGGCTCAACCTCCGCTTAAACCGGGGTTGATTGACCGCTATCTCGTCGCAGCAGCCAAAGGCGATCTGGCTCCCATCATCTGCATCAACAAAATTGATCTTCTGCCTCCCCCGGAGGCGAGAACCGGCGACCGGGAATCGCTTCTCACTCAGACTGAGGACCAGGCGCTTCTCGAACAGGTCCTGGAGGTCAAAACCCTCTACGAGCAGTTGGGCTATCCCGTCGTTCTCACCAGCGCCAGGACGGGCGAAGGGATTGACACGCTCAGAGAGCTTCTCCGTGACTCGACGGCCATTTTCGCCGGTCATTCGGGGGTGGGGAAGTCCTCGGTGCTCAAGGCTCTCAATCCCGGCATGAAGGTGAAAGTATCCGAGGTCAATCCCCGGACAGGTCGAGGCCGTCACACCACGACGGCGGCTCAACTCGTTCCCCTGCCCGGTGGCGGATACGTCGTTGACACGCCCGGCATCCGCCAGCTCAGTTTGTGGGATGTCACTCCCGCCGATGTGCGCCGCGCCTTCGTCGAGATCGCCCGGTGGAGTCATCAGTGCCGATTCAACGATTGCTCGCACACGGTCGAGCCCGAATGTGCCGTCCGCGAGGCCGTCGCCTCCGGCCGCATCCACCCGCGTCGGTACGAAACGTTCCTCTCGCTGCAACAAGAAATCACAACCGAGGAGGAGTGA
- a CDS encoding VWA domain-containing protein, producing the protein MNRVTTSVLTVILLLGFVAATAMPGFRASGDSQAGRRPPRRERPVPPPSEEKTPPAAEKKEAEKEVAAPQSGQEQKPPRKEDIRIEGEPITLTSELVTVPVVVFDKRNGRVYTGLKKDNFTVLEDNVKQNIVTFDGEESPITLVLLLEYSRQIEWFREEVINPAGLFVTRFVKPGDYIAIVAFDIRPAVLTDFTDNGGRLREAVYLLIRNLPAFSESNLFDALNFVLRGGTLDGVEYTGLQEIEGRTAVLLVAIGIDTFSKINFDDARRIVENAGVPIYAIGIGELAYLLLESRLPPEARLTFLQAQNTLKTFAEVSGGRFYSVRFQGALPSVLESISVMLRTQYTLGYVPTNTRREGKRRKIQVLVDVDGDGKPDNERLEVQHRRSYVEPKPEKKK; encoded by the coding sequence ATGAATCGAGTGACAACCAGCGTTCTGACCGTTATCCTCCTGCTCGGCTTTGTGGCGGCCACGGCCATGCCGGGATTTCGGGCCTCCGGTGATTCTCAAGCGGGACGGCGTCCGCCCCGGCGGGAGCGACCGGTTCCGCCGCCGAGTGAGGAGAAAACGCCGCCCGCCGCAGAGAAGAAGGAAGCGGAAAAAGAAGTTGCGGCTCCACAATCGGGCCAGGAACAAAAGCCCCCTCGAAAGGAGGACATCCGCATCGAAGGCGAGCCCATTACGCTCACCTCGGAGCTGGTGACCGTTCCGGTCGTCGTCTTCGATAAGAGGAACGGGCGCGTCTACACGGGATTGAAGAAGGACAACTTCACCGTCCTCGAAGATAACGTGAAGCAAAACATCGTGACCTTTGACGGGGAAGAATCACCGATCACGCTCGTCCTGCTGCTGGAATACAGTCGGCAAATCGAATGGTTCCGCGAAGAGGTCATCAATCCCGCCGGGCTCTTTGTGACCCGTTTCGTCAAACCCGGTGACTACATTGCCATTGTCGCCTTCGACATCCGCCCGGCTGTTCTCACCGATTTCACCGATAACGGGGGACGGTTGCGCGAAGCCGTTTATCTGCTCATCCGCAACCTGCCGGCCTTCAGCGAGAGCAATCTCTTCGATGCGCTGAATTTCGTCCTGCGCGGGGGGACGCTCGATGGCGTCGAGTACACGGGATTACAGGAGATCGAAGGGCGCACGGCGGTTTTGCTCGTCGCCATCGGCATTGACACCTTCAGCAAGATTAACTTCGACGACGCGCGGCGGATCGTAGAGAATGCTGGCGTCCCGATCTATGCCATCGGCATCGGCGAACTGGCTTATCTGTTGCTGGAAAGCCGGCTGCCGCCGGAAGCGCGACTGACGTTTCTTCAGGCGCAGAATACGTTGAAAACGTTCGCCGAGGTCTCCGGCGGCCGCTTCTACAGCGTGCGATTTCAAGGGGCGTTGCCGTCAGTGCTCGAATCCATCTCCGTCATGCTGCGCACGCAATACACGCTCGGCTACGTCCCCACCAACACCCGGCGCGAGGGCAAACGGCGAAAGATCCAGGTCCTCGTGGATGTTGACGGCGACGGCAAACCGGATAACGAGCGACTGGAAGTTCAGCATCGCCGGAGCTACGTCGAACCCAAGCCCGAGAAAAAGAAGTAA
- a CDS encoding sigma-54-dependent Fis family transcriptional regulator, whose protein sequence is MMTAQEAERVTLERRLRMYQARDAIINRLNPEAHQLIDLDVFLRAAASELGKLMEVDRCNFLVRSPSGELRIEYEYRADDSIPSMLGLKVPTDIQALNGKLDLRRSIAINDTAALTLDPLLAKIVEMTATRSLLIVPVVLKSEVLGLIGLQYCKKPHSWLPEEISFIESIARQVAIGYAYTKLYSEKEKEANINRVLLEIANDINTSGDFLDVTGSVIDKAVALIGADVGCLAVLDASGKHLHFDLVRGPGRDRLRVEPLDVEDHPMVRAAFEARKPLPLASSDGGDLADFFLNVLFSGATSALIVPIIIRDRAFGLLNLIWLSRPRQFTRYEVELVAGIANQIAITLEKDQLSAEVVQLRQQLRGTRAPEPIIGVSEKIKKCIEMAMHVADSPTTVLLQGESGTGKELIADLIHYNSPRANKPYIKINCGALPETLLETELFGHERGAFTDARSRRIGKFEEANGGTLFLDEVGEMSLSAQVKLLRVLQDGEFTRIGGNQVIKTDVRIIAATNVELMKAVEAGRFRLDLFYRLNVYPIRIPPLRERPEDIRPLVIHFIKRYQKKSGKRITGITEKALELLERYTWPGNVRELENAIERAVILASGRMITVNDLPETIRGNQQESSLAAAGLDVGAPVEEMERRVLLESLMPSPGERREYVYPLAMHFLDLYRKKLGKSVTGLSERAWEALRRYDWPGGLRELEAVIEQAVATTTGNLITVSDLPQALRPLSADAPQTTLELEIGLPMSEVERRIILQTLDFTGGDKTKAARLLKIGRKTLYRKLEKYGVLREGSSSPRSSQ, encoded by the coding sequence ATGATGACGGCTCAGGAAGCCGAGAGAGTTACGCTGGAACGACGGCTTCGGATGTATCAAGCCCGTGACGCTATCATCAATCGGTTGAATCCCGAAGCCCACCAGCTCATTGATCTGGACGTCTTTTTGCGAGCGGCGGCCTCCGAACTGGGGAAGCTCATGGAGGTGGATCGTTGTAACTTCCTCGTCCGCTCGCCTTCGGGTGAGTTGCGGATCGAGTACGAGTATCGCGCCGACGACTCCATTCCCTCGATGCTGGGATTGAAGGTCCCCACCGACATTCAGGCACTCAATGGCAAACTGGACCTTCGTCGTTCCATCGCCATCAACGATACGGCGGCGCTGACGCTGGATCCTCTCCTGGCCAAGATCGTGGAGATGACGGCCACGCGCTCGCTACTGATCGTCCCGGTGGTGCTCAAGTCGGAGGTGCTCGGCCTCATCGGACTCCAGTACTGCAAGAAGCCGCATTCCTGGTTGCCCGAGGAGATCAGCTTCATCGAATCCATTGCCCGGCAGGTCGCCATCGGCTATGCCTACACCAAGCTCTATTCGGAGAAGGAGAAAGAGGCCAACATCAATCGCGTCCTGCTGGAGATCGCCAACGACATCAACACGAGCGGAGATTTCCTCGATGTCACCGGCTCGGTCATTGACAAAGCGGTGGCGCTCATCGGGGCCGACGTCGGTTGTTTGGCCGTCCTCGATGCCAGCGGCAAGCATCTTCATTTTGATCTCGTGCGGGGACCGGGGCGGGACAGGTTGCGGGTCGAGCCGCTCGATGTGGAAGATCACCCGATGGTGCGAGCGGCGTTCGAGGCGAGAAAACCATTGCCGCTGGCGTCTTCCGATGGCGGCGATCTGGCCGACTTCTTCCTCAATGTGCTGTTCTCCGGAGCCACGTCGGCCCTCATTGTCCCCATCATCATTCGGGACCGAGCGTTTGGATTGCTCAACCTCATCTGGCTCAGCCGCCCGCGACAGTTCACCCGCTATGAAGTCGAACTGGTCGCCGGGATCGCCAATCAGATCGCCATCACGCTGGAGAAGGATCAACTGAGCGCTGAGGTCGTTCAACTCCGTCAGCAGCTTCGCGGCACGCGAGCGCCGGAGCCGATCATCGGGGTGAGCGAGAAGATCAAGAAATGCATCGAGATGGCCATGCACGTCGCCGACAGCCCGACGACCGTTCTGCTTCAGGGCGAATCGGGAACGGGAAAGGAGCTGATCGCCGACCTCATCCACTACAACAGCCCGCGCGCCAACAAACCGTATATCAAGATCAACTGTGGCGCTCTGCCCGAGACACTGCTGGAAACGGAACTCTTCGGACACGAACGCGGAGCCTTCACCGATGCTCGCAGCCGACGCATCGGCAAGTTCGAGGAAGCCAATGGGGGAACGCTCTTCCTCGACGAGGTGGGGGAGATGAGTCTGAGCGCTCAAGTCAAACTCCTGCGCGTGCTGCAGGACGGAGAGTTCACCCGCATCGGAGGCAATCAGGTCATCAAGACCGATGTGCGCATCATTGCCGCCACCAACGTCGAACTGATGAAGGCCGTCGAGGCCGGGCGATTTCGCCTCGATCTCTTCTACCGGTTGAATGTCTATCCCATTCGGATTCCGCCGCTGCGGGAGCGGCCCGAGGATATTCGTCCGCTCGTCATTCACTTCATCAAGCGCTATCAAAAGAAGTCGGGCAAGCGCATTACGGGAATTACGGAGAAGGCCCTGGAACTGCTGGAGAGATACACCTGGCCGGGGAACGTGCGCGAACTGGAGAACGCAATCGAACGAGCGGTGATCCTGGCCTCGGGACGGATGATCACGGTGAACGACCTGCCGGAGACCATTCGCGGCAACCAGCAGGAATCGAGCCTCGCGGCCGCCGGCCTCGATGTCGGCGCTCCGGTGGAAGAGATGGAACGGCGCGTTCTTCTGGAGTCGCTCATGCCATCGCCGGGAGAGCGACGGGAGTATGTCTACCCTCTGGCGATGCACTTCCTCGACCTCTACCGGAAGAAGCTGGGCAAGTCGGTCACGGGACTGAGCGAGCGCGCCTGGGAAGCGTTGCGGCGATATGACTGGCCGGGAGGTCTCCGCGAGCTGGAAGCCGTCATCGAACAGGCGGTCGCCACCACGACGGGAAATCTCATCACCGTCAGCGATCTCCCTCAGGCCCTCCGTCCGCTGTCGGCCGATGCCCCTCAGACAACGCTCGAGCTGGAAATCGGGCTGCCAATGAGCGAGGTCGAACGCCGGATCATTCTCCAGACGCTTGATTTCACCGGCGGCGATAAGACCAAGGCCGCCCGCTTGCTCAAGATCGGTCGGAAGACGCTCTATCGAAAACTGGAGAAGTACGGCGTCCTCCGGGAAGGATCATCCTCCCCGCGGTCGTCTCAGTGA
- a CDS encoding CDP-alcohol phosphatidyltransferase family protein, with translation MTEVMTVANILTLIRLVLIPVFALLTVEEKLSTAIVVFVIAAITDLLDGLTARYLHQSTSLGRILDPVADKVMLVTAFVILTLPGHTYRPIPLWLTVIVISRDLFIVLGAAAIFLTTNFREFRPSLPGKVSTCIQFLTVTVVLAANTWGLFLDQLRWLYGVTFAVTLFSGIHYIAHAARLVESARH, from the coding sequence ATGACCGAGGTGATGACCGTCGCCAATATTCTCACGCTGATCCGCCTCGTTTTGATTCCCGTTTTCGCCCTGCTGACGGTTGAAGAGAAGCTCTCCACGGCCATCGTTGTTTTCGTCATCGCGGCGATCACCGATTTGCTCGATGGTCTGACGGCCCGCTATTTGCACCAGAGCACATCGCTCGGGCGCATCCTCGATCCGGTGGCCGATAAGGTGATGCTGGTGACAGCTTTTGTCATTCTCACGCTGCCGGGGCACACCTATCGCCCGATCCCCCTGTGGCTGACGGTGATCGTCATCAGCCGCGATCTCTTCATCGTGCTGGGAGCAGCGGCCATTTTCCTGACGACGAACTTTCGCGAGTTCAGACCGAGCCTGCCGGGAAAGGTCAGCACGTGCATTCAATTTCTCACCGTGACAGTTGTTCTCGCGGCCAATACCTGGGGCCTTTTCCTCGACCAGCTTCGATGGCTCTACGGAGTAACGTTTGCCGTCACGCTGTTCTCCGGCATTCACTACATCGCTCACGCCGCGCGGCTGGTGGAGAGCGCGCGTCACTGA
- a CDS encoding metallophosphoesterase — MPRGIHGHREDGESRLARELRRWSLFSSEGTLSRKRTRTVLGITASAMELARTLLNETRNIEVTYQRISVTDLPTEFDGYTLVHLSDIHYSAFVEAEYIARAVALTNRLEPDLIVLTGDYVSHSRWYIGGCAEVLGELRAPDGVYAVLGNHDFWTDAAALERAFRRRGIELLRNAHTELRKKSDALTLAGVDDATLGEDDLQRALQGAISTRPIILLSHNPNIIWQAAAAGVALVLAGHTHGGQINIPSWRRRARRFWPYLRGYGQQARTQIYVNRGLGTVIVPFRYRCRPEITLIELRRE; from the coding sequence ATGCCACGAGGGATACATGGCCATCGGGAAGACGGCGAGAGTCGTCTCGCAAGAGAGCTGCGGCGGTGGTCTCTTTTTTCTTCGGAAGGAACCCTTTCACGGAAACGAACGCGAACCGTTTTGGGGATCACGGCCAGCGCGATGGAGCTGGCGCGGACGCTGCTGAACGAAACGCGCAATATTGAGGTGACCTATCAGCGGATCAGCGTAACCGATCTTCCGACGGAATTTGACGGCTACACGCTTGTTCACCTTTCGGACATTCACTATAGCGCCTTCGTCGAAGCCGAGTACATTGCTCGGGCCGTCGCTTTAACCAACCGATTGGAGCCCGACCTGATTGTCCTCACGGGCGATTACGTCAGCCACTCACGATGGTACATTGGGGGATGCGCCGAAGTGCTCGGGGAGTTGCGTGCCCCCGATGGGGTTTATGCCGTCCTCGGCAATCATGATTTCTGGACGGATGCGGCAGCGCTGGAGCGGGCTTTTCGGCGGCGAGGGATCGAGCTTTTGCGAAATGCTCACACGGAACTCCGGAAAAAGAGCGATGCGCTCACGCTGGCCGGGGTGGACGATGCGACGCTGGGCGAAGACGATCTCCAGCGGGCTCTCCAGGGAGCGATCTCGACCCGGCCGATCATTCTGCTGTCGCACAATCCCAACATCATCTGGCAGGCTGCTGCCGCCGGAGTGGCGCTTGTTCTGGCCGGCCACACGCATGGCGGTCAGATCAACATCCCCTCGTGGCGGAGACGAGCACGGCGATTCTGGCCCTATCTCCGAGGATACGGGCAACAGGCCCGCACTCAGATCTATGTCAATCGCGGCCTGGGGACGGTGATCGTCCCCTTCCGCTATCGCTGCCGTCCGGAGATCACGCTCATCGAGTTGAGGCGGGAATGA